Within the Eriocheir sinensis breed Jianghai 21 unplaced genomic scaffold, ASM2467909v1 Scaffold1447, whole genome shotgun sequence genome, the region cgcggtccgggaaactacacctggaccaactacagacacccagcagccgacgaaaacgcaagggctGTCAAGGACCGAGAGGAGGTAAAATgttatgcgtctctctctctctctctctctctctctctctctctctctctctccttattcctttctctttctctttctctcactcattctttttctctttttcattctcactcctggaaataatggagagagagagagagagagagagagagagagagagagagagagagagagagagagagagagagagagagaggcggaaggtgatgatggtgcgATATGTTTTCCCCTTCAAGTCTGTACGatatgttttcctctctctctctctctctctctctctctctctctctctctctctctctctctctctctctctctctcagctggcaTTTcaaaaatgatggaagaaaagaagaggaggaggaggaggaggaagaagagaacacagGAATAAGAACGAgataagagaatgagaaagaaaaagaaattagaataaaaataaaaacattaaaaaataatgaaaaaaagaacaagaacgagcatgaatgggaagaagaggatgaggatgaggaggaggaggaggaggaggaggaggaggaggaggagaaggagagtggagtTGAGGGTGTAGATGAGAGGTGGAGGTgcaggaagtgatggtggtgataattataatattaattataatatttataaatacactattattattattattattattattattattattattattatttttattatttttattattattattattattattattattattattattattattattataagtagtagtagtagtagtagtagtagtagtagtagtagtagtagtagtagcagcattagcagtagtagtagttgtagtagtagtagtagtagtagtagtagtagtagtagtagtagtagtcgtaggaatacaaagaaacacaaagtaagaacaaacaacagcagatctgCAGGTCCTAACGAGGcagtttgtgacaagctacactaactatctaatcaaaggtggaagatgatggacagcaaaggcgaaggctcctccccactcccccctccctccaggcATAGCTGTCAGGAAAGGAAACAACCAAACAGCATGgagaagacggagaaaaagaggagatacaagaatagggaaagaaacttgaaagaaaataatggagataagagagaaggaagaattgatAAAGAGGTGAGGGTAAACAGAAAGGAAGCTACGATATAATGAAAGACTGGAAAGCAACAAACAGAAAAGGATTTAGATTGACAGCCTGGTAaataagcctacaactttgctctcctacatgacctagagcagttggttcaacaccctacacgtattccagaccgtcttggagaccggcccaatatACTAGaccacttccttacctctaacccatCTGCAtaatctgtcaaactgttctctccgttgggccaGACTTTCGAATTCCCACTAACCATGACCATTACATTTCCacccggaattgtgccaaatctattcttcgacttattaAAATTCCCTTATCTagagcaaatgtcaacaccttgctttccctaattcttccagagacttctggcacttagccaaaaatatctccttcaatttcacttcttcctctttccgcctCTTATTAACCCACacgacagcactgccgtctcttctatctctaaggctgagccatagacttcacaactagttgacgggaaatctcttcagtcttggcgcgctggcttcgcgtaaggggccgattgttatggcgactttcactgcgacaactcaaacacactctgcgttcttactccgaatttaagtggaaacaggacgaaatcttcaagttttagtgcatacaagcaggcaggagtgtctctagagtgatttggtcgaggattcaaggtaacttatataaaatagcaccatgcgtgcactttgaaaacgttgtgtaaaaaatggcaaatttgcgtaactttaggttgaaatctttacgtaaaatgaatgataactgtaggatagtgaagtccacagttttacgtattaggaaacaagaaatgtacgtttagttagtgcctacatggcaactcagctcagttcccgcgtcgcctaactcgccttaggcacgcagtcagctgggcacttcccctctgtaaaggattatcgctgtcctgcctctgtttactctccaagtaaaggacctacagttattcatcgtctctgtacccttccccacaactgcaaggatccagaggacgatacaagaagacacagaaggcagtggatcgagtggaagttcCTCCAGGAGATTGGCGAGATTTGCAAGGTACCTAACCACACTTTAGTTGATTAAATTAAATTGAATCGACAGCAAGCTTGttcaattctattttttttttattttataaaatGTTCCAGGTTTGGGccggcaaggagaagaagaagagggggacaaAGATCGGCAGGCTGCCGACACCCACCGCCTCGGCTCTGCACATCACGTGCAATGCCCTGCCCGCCTCCTGCAGGGACATCATCCTCCGCAAGATccccggggtcgagtatgtgtgcatggggaaggccaactctgacccgactgagcactctttcggcaagcgccgcaccatgtgcggcgccaactactggacgagcgtgcagaacttcatggtgagcaacaggttggcccagcgcctgcatttgctgaagctcgtcgggttcttccccggggacgtgcaggccgacctggaccgggccaaggcagaggagaaggaggacgacgaggtgatcttggcccagcttgccagggagctggccgacgaccagccggacccgccgacggacgagttgctcctcgccaactccgtcggcaactacgccggctacctggccaggaaggtccaggccaactcctctgtggccgagtgctgcaagcaggagcttgcccagcaggaggagatgaagattaccgtggagctcgagaggggcgacccgccctctgtgatgttcgacgccctggtcgagctggtcgacaggggagagctggagacgggccgggcggtcctgaagcggccatctctcccaatggcccacatggcgtccttcgggatgtcgctgtgggactccctgatgtgcagggaggacaagaaggagcgcaggttgaggttcctctcccttgccatgcgccacagggacgggttcaggcacctcctggagttcctggcggcctcagacccgaccttgcaggggtacaggtgccaggagggccacaacctggccaacaccatattgccgcacatcagcaggtccctcttcaactgtttcggtgctaatttctccaaggacgtgacctcagaagcgaggaagaacaaggccttgaagcagccgaccgacaggaagaggagcagtatcgaggagggcaggaaggagacggcgaggaacagggacgtgtacaagtccaggaaactgaccggggcccacaagtcataggccaaaaggctaaagtgattgttcagggacgagggccagatagccggcaagacgtgctgcggcaatagtgacatcggaattcaaccaaaataagttgtgattgtatatagaaaaatgaatattttgcttttgttgagtaaaattaagatgtttctgcatgctttcctcaagtattaagtttctaatgtgaaaattaagtgatttattagatgttaaaacttacgtaaaaattgcactaaataaaaaaaataagtagctatttcgggcaaaacttataagatatgctaaatattgctattgattctgaaaatataagtgattatctctgcatttggtgatgtttgtgcatctagcgtaaaatctgaggattttatagcctttttaagttttgttatacttatataaaaaacaattaatcgggattttatgagggaacgactttgaattttttgataccgctgctcatggagactcatatatgcctaagggaggtgcctgttttagtttcaggtcgctagctgctttggttttgaaaatatttaaattttaaatttttgaaaatcggccccctgcgaatcggccccgcgccccgtttcccgtcaagagattgtgaagtctatggctgagctctttgctcaaacttgctgtaacaactccactctggacgattctgggaatattcctcctactcaaccCCCCTCCGACTActgcatgcctgttattaagattcgtcataatgatgttttctatgtcctctctggcctcaactcacagacggtttatggacctgatggagggcctccaattgtccttaaaaactgtgcctccgtgctgacaccctgcctggtcaaactctttcgcctctgcctatcaacatctacctctccttcctgctggaagtacgccttagtacagcctgtgcctaagaagggtgaccgttccaatccctcaaactacaaccctacagctttactttcctgtctatctaaagcttctgaatcaatccttaaccggaagattcaaacgcacctttccacttctaaccttctatctgatcgccagtatgggttccgcaaggggcgctctactggcgatcttcttgctctcttaactgattcttggtcatcctctcctagccgtttcggtgaaacttgttcagttgcactagacatatcggaagctttcgatagagtctggcacaagtctttgttttctaaactgccctctttcggattctatcgttCTCTCtgatcctttatctccagtttcctttccggccgttctatctctgctgtggtagacggtcactgttcttctcataaacctattaacagtgatgttccacagggctctgtcctatcacccactctcttcatgttattcatcaatgatcttctttccataacaaactgtcctatccactcatacgcggatgactccactctgcattattcaacttctctcaacagaagaccctctcaacaggaattacatgacaccaggctggaggctgcagaacgcttaacttcagatcttactatcatttccgagtggggcaaaaggaaccttgtgtctttaaatgcctcaaaaacccaatttctccactcatcaactcgacacaatcttccaaacacctatcccctgttcttcgacaacactcagctgtcacctccttcaacactaaacatcctcggtctatccttaactcaaaatcttaactggaaacttcacatctcgtctctcactaaagcagcttcctcgaggttgggcgttctgtatcgtctccgccagttcttctcccccgcacagttgctatccatatagtaCAGGGGTATTGTCCGCCATCatattgagtatgcatctcacgtgtgggagggctccactcacacagctctcttggacagagtggagtctaaggctcttcgtctcatcagctctcctcctcttactgatagtcatctacctcttaatttccgccatgttgcctctctttctatcttctatcgatacttttatgctgactgctcttctgatcttgctaactgcatgcctccccccctcccgcggccccgctgcacacgactttctactcatgctcatccctacactgtccaaaccccttatgcaagagttaaccagcatcttcactctttcctccctcacgctggtaaactctagaacaatcttccttcttctgtatttcctcctgcttacgacttgaactctttcaagagaaaggtATCTGGAAtcgtctcctcccgaaattgacctctctttcggccatctctttggattccttttgtgagcagcgaggtgtgggcttttttttatattattgtttactttttactgtgcccttgagctgtctcctttgttgtaaaaagaaatatgagaaaaatatattatgaaagccgtggaaaaggaaacgaagggcgAGAGGACgatgtaatgagaaaaaaaagaaacaggaatgtgcagaaacaaaggaaaatgaaagtaaatgaaagCGGAGTGTAAGGATGGCATGAAGAAAAGGGACTGAATCTAATAAAAAAGtatgagggagaaaaatagaaatatgccgtttaaataacacacacacacacacacaaaaaaaaaaaagctgtaatAGGCTATTAGATATCCCAGAAATATAAGTAAGTACAAGCGAACTTATGATATAAATGCATAAATAAGGTTGAGTGAATGAaacttaccaaaaaaaaaaaaaaatatatatatatatatatatatatatatatatatatatatatatatatatatatatatatatatatatatatatatatatatatatatatatatatatatatatatatatatatatatatatatatatatatatatatatatatatatatatatatatatatatatatatatatatatatatagagagagagagagagagagagagagagagagagagagagagagagagagagagagagagagagagagagagagagagagagagagagagagagagagagagagagagagagagagagagagagagagagagagagagagagagcattctatTACAAGTAAGTAAATCATTTCTCATTATGGTCAATGCATACAGaaagatttttcacacacacacacacacacacacacacacacacacacacacacacacacacacacacacacacacacacacacacacacacacacacacacacacacacacacacacacacacacacacacacacacacacttgctgtcATTAGGTTGAtagtattttcatttcctttggcCGGCCAAgcttgtaaataaaaaaataaaaaaacaaaaacacgtgGACGGCCAAAAAAGTATCCAATTTGCCCCAAAAGGGTAAAAAGTATCCAGTTTTGTCTAATAATTCGATTTTGTATCCATGTTGCTCAGCGGCGTATGAATGTACGAGCACCGTCAAAATGTATCCATTGGATACAATTGTATCGATACTTGCAAGACTGCCTGTAGATTTTTTATATGCGAGCCTGCGAGGTGGGCACGAGTTGCCACGTGCGTTCCTCCAGGCCATCTCATCTCCCCGTGTTGAATCGTGTCTTTGGGAAGTTCACCGTTGATGCACTTCACGTTTAGAGGTAATGTACGCTTTTCCTGCCAGCAAATCGTCATGGCGGATCAAACGTGCAGTAAATTCAATGTTTCATCAAATCAGAGGCAACCCGCGGGCCTGGCAGGAGCAACCCTCCATGCCGCTGTCGTAAGAATTTTCtggcagccgcaaaatagctcgccgaGAGAGGATCAGCTTGCTTacagtttccatatttccctcaccgccacCTTTTACTTTTCGTGTCATGGCTCCGATACGCGCCACAAGtatcagagcaacacttttaataCGGAGGAGGGTTTATAACAAAAGAACAGGGCGGATTTTAGAAAGAACTACCCCACcttgatgttcactcagttctttCAGGTTTGAGCAATACCAACCACCACAAAGGCTATAAGTGGACAGACTACAACACAATAAGCCAAATTAACATGCTCTCCTGCTGTGCATTCCCCCAGAGGACATGCGTAGTGGACACAGAGGGAAATATTTATGCGTTAAgctatttctcgcaacaccgccAGACACGTGAATTTACTTAccacctctttatcctttttctatTCTCTTGTAATGACATCAGCGTCAGCATTGTTCAACTAAACGTGAGGCTTATGGAAATAACATGTCCTGGAGAACTTCAAGCAACAGCAGCCGGGGAGAACCAGTGGCGAGTACCTGAACAAAGGCGAACACTTCAGCAGAGGTGGGCaaatgcggtacttagtgcggtagtactgCATCACAAAAAAAAGTACTGCACTATCGCAaattttctgaaaataccgcactaccgcggaccgccctaaaaaatcctgcggtacgtttttgcggtactttgaaaactattgaagacgacatttgcagcgtgGCGTGCTcacataaatgttttttttatatatatttttttacagtgaatcggattcaatcagtcaatcggtatcagtcatcagaatcagtgattcaatcattctggcttctcagttattgttcaaaattaaatactataaattatagacagactaaactactacactgcgagtcttctctaACCCGCGcgatgccggccatttcaaccccggacccggacCCTTTGTGCCGGacgatttttcattgtactattttaagcatgtttcctttgtttggatagctaGGATAGACACTGacgtattttctgtattttgactaccgctaccgcagtaccgcacaccgcgtactgcactgggaaagaaaaaatgggaccgcactaccgcaaccgcagtgttaggctgggttcacacaaCCCAcatttagtggtcagtggccgccacaaaaagtggcgaccacaaaaaatggtcgccacgaaaagtGGCGGGTAGGTGCACCATggacacgagccactcggtggcagccactaatgaggtcagcacgtggcgttatggatctcgtcgAGGCAGCGGCTGTCTGTGCTCTTATaaaaaagcgctgaagaaagtactgccatgggttcacccaatatacttagcaacagactactgcgtgtagcattccacacattatttacagagctaaaagaacacgaatttttttttactacttcaggaggtcacaggaaaggtttaatcatcttatgacaataaatgatccacgtataacacggcaggacaggaggaagtgtgtgccagtagaagagagacttgcggtaatttcaatataagactgaacatgaagaatattaagtcacattagatgtaatttattgacataattcagcagtctttgcggttacataacattttcccctttctacttccgggtaaataaaactaccacattcagtaataaatccataccagaatcaattaatatgcaaaactgtgaaacgaaatgaaacattagttctgaaagcatataagagcttatccattatatcctgaacacaagttatgcgtgaaggtcatacttatacatcattacgacagttaaaattcaggtgttcaagtgtcaagacagagggaaagcggcgggtggcagggtggtggccaccgatagtggctcgtgtgcacgctgccatttgaaacaacggtatctatcgctggccacagtggcgtggtcggaaaatggcaccGCCCGCCACTACTCGCCACTGTTTAGTCGTGACCACAGAAAAGTGTCCCGTGTgcttgcacccatagagatgtgtgtgttctattttgaccattattttgtggcggccactgaccactgaaaagtggctcgtgtgaacccagccttaccgcactactccggaaaaaaatACCGCACTACAGCAACCGCACTACtaatttttcagtaccgcgcccacctttgCATATCAGGGACTTTTGACAGGATTTTCGTAGAGTTTGGTGCTTTCCAGAGgtacctttatgaccctggtggcagtgtgactctacttctgtaccgtgaacgtgaaaacgccatgaaaacccgattaatatcctttttggcctttggaaatagttgacgagaGTGTTGGAGGCGTCTGAGGATACCTACCCAGGTAAGGATACATATTAACGAAGTCGAGAAACGTAAGTACATGGGCAGAATAAGGCCGGCAACTTACCTGTCTAGAATGGGGCGGAAGTTTCCCATTAATATGTACGGAAGAGTTTGAACTGCCGGGCACTGAGCAAGCCTCCCCTAAAGTCTCGCGGACGCACAGAAAACCAGTTGTCAAAAGGGTAACTAGGATACATTATTGTGGAGCACTAcggattcatttatttatatatctttgcaacaagggaggcagttcaggggaaaaaataaaaacgacaacaaaaattGGCCACTATGCGCTGCTCCGAGCAAAGGGAAAAAGAGCGAGACGCCAAAAGCGAGGTGGAGCGAGCGGCGTCTTGATGCTGTCCTCTTCAATGTGAAAAACTCGTGAatacaaacagatatacagagacgatacaaacatgatgacagggCGATAGCTGAATGTCAgctggtgtgtgagagagggagagagagagcaagaggggaAATCAATAACCAGCAAAAAGTGCTCATCACCAAGAGAGAAAATACAAAGATTGCAGGAACGTAACTAAtggacaccaacaccaacatataAAGACATACACTACTCCCatacagctgctgctgctgctgctaagatTAATCCCCATGTATGATGAGGAACTGGCCTTTGGCGGCCCGATAAGGGAGAGTCGAGGCAATGCAAGCTTCGTAGCGGGTACCGGGGGCGTCCCCGCCGGTgcgtggcggcagcagcagcacggGTGCACTGCAGCAGGACCCGGGTGAGCAGCCAGACAGTCAACTTAAAACCGGCGGACCGAAAGGGCGGGCCAAGCTGCTCTCTcgaggaggactggcgtgtctctgtctcccatacatacacccacagagaCATATACACCCTCaaggacagacatacaccactcccatagacatatacacccacatacagacatacacaacccatacacccacagaaagacatacacacaaacttgGACAGACATACAATACTCCCATAGATCTACAGATATATAGGTATACtcccacactgacagacatacaccacttcaatACACCTATAGATATAGACATTTACACCCACATGGATAGACATACACTCACTGACATAGAAGTAAACACATAGGCTTACACCACTTCCATACACCCAAaagagacatatacacccacaaagAGACATACATcactcccatacatacacaccaCGTAGGgaaatacaccactcccctacacccacagaaagacatatacacccacatagacaaacacaactcccctacacccacagaaaatcATATACGTACACCCTCAATGAAAGACATACGCCACTCCCCAACACCcgcagaaactaaaaaaaaaaaacatatacacccacatagacatacaccactcccttacacccacagaaaaaaaacatatacaatcacatagacatacaccactcccctacacccacagaaagacatacaccactcccctacacccacagaaagacatacaccactcccctacacccacagaaagacatatacaccactcccctacacccacagaaagacatacaccactacacacccacagaaagacaaacaccacTCCCTaaacccacagaaagacatatacaccactcccctacacccacagaaagacatacaccactcccctacacccacagaaagacatatacaccactcccctacacccacagaaagacatacaccactcccctacacccacagaaagacatacaccactcccctacacccacagaaagacatacaccactcccctacacccacagaaagacatatacaccactcccctacacccacagaaagacatacaccactcccctacaccaacagaaagacatatacaccactcccctacacccacagaaagacatacaccactcccctacacccacagaaagacatatacaccactcccctacacccacagcattacatacaccactcccctacacccacagaaagacatacaccactcccctacgcccacagaaagacatatacaccactcccctacacccacagaaagacatatacacccactttGACAGACGTACATCACTCCCTTACACccatagacatagacatatacacccacatagatatacatagaaataaaCACCATCAATCACATATACACCACtctcctacacccacagaaagacatatacaccttTTTGGATAGACATAGAATACTCCCATAGATCCACAGAAATATAGGTATACACCCACAATGACATATATACACCACTTCCATACACTCactgaaagacatatacaccgggtattcgatatatgcgagcTCGATATATGCGACTAACCTATATGTGCCAAGTGctcgttttatgcgagaaaaaatcgctattatgcgagtagcggcgctggtgtgactggttggtgaggtatggtggccgactcGCACTAG harbors:
- the LOC126990095 gene encoding uncharacterized protein LOC126990095; the protein is MGKANSDPTEHSFGKRRTMCGANYWTSVQNFMVSNRLAQRLHLLKLVGFFPGDVQADLDRAKAEEKEDDEVILAQLARELADDQPDPPTDELLLANSVGNYAGYLARKVQANSSVAECCKQELAQQEEMKITVELERGDPPSVMFDALVELVDRGELETGRAVLKRPSLPMAHMASFGMSLWDSLMCREDKKERRLRFLSLAMRHRDGFRHLLEFLAASDPTLQGYRCQEGHNLANTILPHISRSLFNCFGANFSKDVTSEARKNKALKQPTDRKRSSIEEGRKETARNRDVYKSRKLTGAHKS